GGTCGCCCGCCACTCGTGCTGCGCGTAGAGGTCCGGGTAGGCGGAGATCTGCACGGCCTGGGCGGCGACGGTGAGCGGCAGGTCCTCCCAGCCGGGGATCGCCAGCAGCGCGGTGAGGAACGCCCGGGTGGCGAACGCCGGGTCCATCAGCTGGCCCACCTCGCCCCAACCGCTGCTGGGCCGCTGCTGGAACAGCCCGACCGAGTCGTGGTCCCAGCCGATCGCCTCGTGCGGGTAGTTCTGCGACTCGGGCAGCACGCCGCTGGCGTAGTTGTAGAGGTTGCTCTCCTGCATGGCGGTGGCCACCGCGATGACCAGCGCCCGGCGGGGCACGCCCATCGCCCGACCGGCCTTGACGATCTTCTGGGCGTTGTTCATCTGCGCCCGGTCGAGACCGGCCACCGGGACGATCCGCTTCGGGGTCGGCTTCGGCGTCGGCCTGGGCTTCGGTCGGGGCCGGATGG
Above is a window of Micromonospora rifamycinica DNA encoding:
- a CDS encoding peptidase M23, whose translation is MRDDDTIDDQSAPVGMTGRSDDTPSSVQVGVLREPRSPRTRLGGLLNPLRRRPAGTRVAIAAGVLCCLGAVAVTGVATLPDERAEDRAGTEAALAERGRQAASRGEARTPAPTVPATPAASPSTAVPTTAAPTPTATRTIRPRPKPRPTPKPTPKRIVPVAGLDRAQMNNAQKIVKAGRAMGVPRRALVIAVATAMQESNLYNYASGVLPESQNYPHEAIGWDHDSVGLFQQRPSSGWGEVGQLMDPAFATRAFLTALLAIPGWEDLPLTVAAQAVQISAYPDLYAQHEWRATEVVAAVLV